In the Mesorhizobium sp. WSM2240 genome, CGAAGGATTATCATGCCGGCCTGCCTGGGCACCACCTTTCGAACCGGTGGAGGCACCGAATGCAAGTCAGCGCGTCCTGGAACCGGCTGCTCGCAATAGCGGCCGCAGCCTGCTTCATCGTGGCGGGTTCGCTTATAGGCGTCACCGGAGCTGCGGTGGCGCAGCAATCCCCCAAATCGTCGGAACGGATCTGGTCGAGCCTGAAGGGCGACGTATTCGGCGACCGGCCGATCCTCGCCGATACCGGCCTCGTTCGTATCGAGGCGCCCAAGCGCGCGCAGGATGCGGCGCTGGTGCCGGTCGACATCTATATCGATCCCGCCAAGGCGCCCGAAGGCATCAAATCAGTGACCATGATCATAGACGTGAACCCCGCCCCGGTGGCGGCGACGTTCCAGATCGGCAAGGATTCCGGCGTTACGCATCTGTCGACCCGCGTACGCGTCGACGACTACTCCTATCTGCGTGCGATTGCCGAGACCCAAGGCGGCGAGCTCCACATGTCGCAGACCTTCGTCAAGGCATCGGGCGGGTGCTCAGCGCCGGCGGTCAAGAACACGGACGAAGCGCTGGCCTCAATGGGACAGATGAAGCTGCGCCAGTTTTCGCCAGCGGCGGGCGAGACGGCGAGTAATGCGCCGGAACTGCAGCTGATGATCCGGCATCCCAACAATTCGGGCCTGCAGCGCGATCCGCTGACCCAATATTTCATTCCGGCGCATTTCGTTCAGAATTTCTCGGTCTCGCAAGGCGACCGGCTGATCCTCGCAATGGAAGGCGGAATATCGATTTCGGAAGATCCCAATTTCCGATTCGATTTCGCGCCGGGCGCGAGCGGCGAAATCACGGTCGAAGCGACAGACACCGAGGGCAAGGTCTTCAAGGACCAGTGGCCACTGGAGGCAGCCGGGCTCTGATTGTGGGTCTTTCGAGGCTCGCCACACAGCCTCGCGCTAGTATTTCGACCTTTGAAGGGCTCGCACCTCAGGATGAGGGACGCAGGGCGCCGACATCCCTCATCCTGAGGTGCGAGCGAAAGCGAGCCTCGAAGGACGCACGACGCTTCAGAAGCAGCGGATATCCGCCTCCGCCTGGGCGCGTTTCAGCTCTGAGCCGGCGGTCTTTGCCGGCGGGCTTTCGCGAAACAGTCCGCTCGCCTCGCCGGTTGTCTGCGCCATCTGCTTGAACGTCTCTGCCGCCTCGTAGCGCTCGTAGGGGATGATCGACGCGATGA is a window encoding:
- a CDS encoding quinoprotein dehydrogenase-associated SoxYZ-like carrier; the encoded protein is MQVSASWNRLLAIAAAACFIVAGSLIGVTGAAVAQQSPKSSERIWSSLKGDVFGDRPILADTGLVRIEAPKRAQDAALVPVDIYIDPAKAPEGIKSVTMIIDVNPAPVAATFQIGKDSGVTHLSTRVRVDDYSYLRAIAETQGGELHMSQTFVKASGGCSAPAVKNTDEALASMGQMKLRQFSPAAGETASNAPELQLMIRHPNNSGLQRDPLTQYFIPAHFVQNFSVSQGDRLILAMEGGISISEDPNFRFDFAPGASGEITVEATDTEGKVFKDQWPLEAAGL